A region from the Brassica napus cultivar Da-Ae chromosome C8, Da-Ae, whole genome shotgun sequence genome encodes:
- the LOC106355823 gene encoding uncharacterized mitochondrial protein AtMg00810-like — protein sequence MGVEITDPEYKETWLIVSLPPGKHVIGCKWVFTIKYNSMSPVDKTMFIRKRPTSFTALLVYVDDILIASNNDEALNDLKNALHKAFEIKDMGTLPFFLGLEIARNASGISICQRKYALDILSSTCMLACKPVSVPMDPTVHLSKETDTLLSCAKPYRELIGRLLYVTITRPNITFAVNYLSQFLSCPTDTHLQAAHHILCYLKSNPGHGLFYNVDSEICLNTFADADWMTCPDSRRSITGFCVYLGKSLVNWKSKKQQTVSRSSTEEEYRIMALATSELLWLHQLLKDLKVTVCTSAKLFCYNKSAIHIATKPRVS from the exons ATGGGTGTCGAGATTACAGATCCTGAGTACAAAGAGACATGGCTCATTGTATCTTTACCTCCGGGGAAGCACGTTATTGGGTGTAAGTGGGTCTTCACCATCAAATACAACTCGATG TCTCCTGTTGACAAAACTATGTTCATCCGCAAAAGACCGACATCTTTCACTGCTCTGTTGGTGTACGTTGATGACATCTTAATTGCCTCTAACAATGATGAAGCTTTGAATGATTTGAAGAATGCTTTGCATAAGGCTTTTGAGATCAAAGACATGGGCACTCTGCCGTTCTTTTTGGGTTTGGAGATAGCTCGCAATGCTAGTGGTATTTCCATCTGTCAGAGGAAGTATGCTTTGGATATATTATCCTCTACATGCATGCTAGCTTGCAAACCAGTCTCTGTTCCGATGGATCCAACGGTTCATCTCAGTAAGGAAACTGATACTCTTTTATCTTGTGCGAAACCATATCGGGAATTGATTGGTCGGCTCTTGTACGTCACAATCACAAGACCTAATATCACATTTGCTGTGAACTATCTCAGCCAGTTCCTCTCCTGTCCCACTGATACTCATCTTCAAGCAGCACATCACATCCTGTGTTACTTGAAGTCTAATCCGGGACATGGCTTATTCTACAATGTGGATTCAGAGATATGCTTGAACACCTTTGCAGACGCAGATTGGATGACCTGTCCAGATTCTCGACGTTCTATTACTGGTTTTTGCGTGTACCTTGGCAAGTCCTTGGTGAATTGGAAGTCGAAGAAACAACAGACTGTTAGTCGTAGCAGTACTGAAGAGGAGTATCGCATCATGGCCTTAGCTACGAGTGAGCTCTTATGGTTACATCAGTTACTCAAGGACTTGAAGGTGACTGTATGTACGTCGGCAAAGCTCTTCTGTTATAACAAATCCGCCATTCACATCGCCACCAAACCCCGTGTTTCATGA